The following proteins come from a genomic window of Melospiza georgiana isolate bMelGeo1 chromosome 3, bMelGeo1.pri, whole genome shotgun sequence:
- the CRLS1 gene encoding cardiolipin synthase (CMP-forming) — MLAAAWLGRGSWGLLRGAAPRRPGGGARPLGGRPGSAAAAAGNEARRGGGVSCVPACAGLPRLLRAPAAAWRLLSGGAAPPEPRPERGAAGPYAELYENPWTIPNILSMARMGLAPVLGYLIVEENFNVALGVFVLAGVTDLLDGFIARNWANQKSALGSALDPLADKILISVLYVSLTCANLIPVPLTSMIILRDAALIAAVFYVRYKTLSPPRTLSRYFNPCYATAQLKPTFISKMNTAVQLILVAASLAAPVFNYVDSVYLQTLWCITAFTTVTSGYSYYHYGRKTVQVIKNKWSGPGDQR, encoded by the exons ATGCTGGCCGCcgcctggctgggcaggggctcctgGGGGCTGCTCCGCGGCGCGGCGCCGAGGCGGCCGGGCGGCGGAGCGAGGCCTCTGGGTGGCCGGCCCggctcggcggcggcggcggcgggaaatgaggcgcggcgcggcgggggcgTCTCGTGCGTGCCCGCCTGCGCGGGGCTCCCGCGGCTGCTGcgcgcgcccgccgccgcctgGCGCCTCCtgagcggcggggccgccccgcccgAGCCCCGGCCGGagcgcggcgcggcggggccctACGCCGAGCTG TATGAAAACCCCTGGACCATCCCAAATATCCTGTCCATGGCGAGAATGGGTCTGGCGCCAGTTTTGGGCTATTTGATTGTTGAAGAGAATTTCAACGTTGCCCTCGGTGTGTTTGTCCTGGCTGGCGTGACAGACCTG TTGGACGGATTTATTGCACGGAACTGGGCTAATCAGAAATCAGCACTGGGAAGTGCTCTCGATCCCCTGGCAGATAAAATCCTCATCAGTGTGCTCTATGTGAGCCTAACTTGTGCAAACCTTATCCCAG TTCCCCTGACTTCCATGATCATCCTGCGGGACGCGGCGCTCATTGCCGCCGTCTTTTACGTGCGATACAAAACTCTTTCTCCACCG AGAACCCTGAGTAGGTATTTTAACCCCTGTTATGCTACTGCACAATTAAAACCAACATTTATCAGCAAG aTGAACACAGCAGTTCAGCTGATTTTGGTGGCGGCTTCTCTAGCAGCACCTGTTTTCAATTATGTGGACAGCGTATATCTGCAGACATTATG GTGCATCACAGCTTTCACAACGGTGACATCTGGCTACAGCTATTACCACTATGGCAGGAAAACTGTCCAGGTGATCAAGAACAAGTGGAGTGGTCCAGGTGATCAAAGGTGA